In Gopherus evgoodei ecotype Sinaloan lineage chromosome 10, rGopEvg1_v1.p, whole genome shotgun sequence, a single window of DNA contains:
- the LOC115658262 gene encoding cytochrome c oxidase subunit 5A, mitochondrial: MLGAALLLRRCTAAGLRGLARRARQPPATAVLPARCYSHGTEESDEEFDARWVTYFNKPDIDAWELRKGMNTLVGYDLVPEPKIIDAALRACRRLNDFATAVRILEAVKDKAGPHKEVYPYVIQELRPTLNELGISTPEELGLDKA, encoded by the exons ATGTTGGGAGCCGCCCTGCTCCTTCGTCGCTGCACTGCGGCCGGTCTCCGTGGGCTGGCCCGGCGGGCCCGACAGCCGCCCGCCACCG CTGTGTTGCCTGCTCGTTGCTACTCTCATGGGACAGAAGAGTCAGATGAAGAATTTGATGCTCGCTGGGTGACATACTTCAACAAACCAGATATCGATGCCTGGGAGCTAAGGAAAG GCATGAACACATTGGTGGGCTACGATCTGGTGCCAGAACCAAAAATCATTGATGCTGCTTTGAGAGCATGCAGACGGTTAAATGACTTTGCTACTGCGGTCCGCATCCTAGAAGCTGTAAAG GACAAAGCAGGTCCTCACAAGGAAGTCTACCCTTATGTTATCCAGGAACTTAGACCAACTTTGAATGAATTGGGAATCTCCACTCCAGAGGAACTGGGCCTGGACAAAGCATAA